The Magnolia sinica isolate HGM2019 chromosome 11, MsV1, whole genome shotgun sequence DNA window ttacgggccgttacgtccccgtatcaccgttacgcccccgtatccgtatcggttttggaggtcaccgttacgccaaccgataccgatacgggacaccttggttatACCTCACATATGATGACTTTGGATTGTAGACCTGATGCATACAATATACCTAATATTGTATGTTTTACAACGTGGATTTGTTGCCTCGTGGGTGGACCTATTTACCTACCAAATGCTTTGATTCAATTATTGCATTGTGTGAGCCGTCCGTTCTATAGGTGACTCCACGTCCTTAGCTATCTTCTTCTTATGTATAGGATGGGACTGAGCAGTGCTACTTTATTGTATGACAACGAGGGCCCCGAATGGATTGGATTGGACTTTGTTATGCTAAGAAAGCAACTTAGTTGATTTTAAATCTGCTAGGAGTATCGATTTTTTGGTTGGGTGTTTTATGCAAGCGatgttttttggaaaaaaaagtgTATGTATTATACTAACACTTTATAAAGGAATTAAAATGATTTGTGTGAAAAATAAGGTTTTCTATATAAACTTGATAGGCTGGAGTGCATATGTTGGCCAATTACACTAGATCGGGAGTCATCAACATTCATTGGGTAGGGAATCACGGTCTGGTGGGCCTTTCGATGGTGAATGACAAATATTCCTTGTCCAATGGgcaagccaagccaagccaagctagtAATGTTGAGGTTCGACAGATTCTTGCTCTTTGTGGAATGGGTGGAAAAATTCCCATTTGCTTGTTCAAGAGGGCCTGGAATCCGATGTCAGATCACTGCCCAATTCTTTTGGAGGTAGAGGTGAAGAGTTGGGGGCTTAAGTTGTTTTGGTTCAAGTTGTCTTGGCTGGAGGCGGATGGGTTTATCTTATAAGAGATTGTTCATCCTTCAATGTCGAAGGATATGCCAAGTTTCAACTTGGTTGAAAGTTGAAATTCATCATCTCTTAGAAGAGGGAGTATTGAAAGATTACTGGAACTGAAGGGCGCGACTATCCCAAGAATATTTGAGTTATCTTAATGAGGAGGAGATCAAATGGAAGTAGCGCTCAGGGGCCACTTGGCTTAAGAAAGGAGATAAACATacttagtttttttcatcatattGCCAACTCACTGGCGAGATGCAAAAAGATTGGCAATATTGTTGTGGAAGgaagaagaattgaagaaaaagatcAGGTATGTACATTGGTGGTGGTTGATTTCAAAAAGTCGTCTCACCCTCACGGATGAGGGCTAGGAAAAGCCATTGGTGGATGACTTTGAGATATCGATCACGATTTTGCCTTTTTGGAGATACCATTCTCGAAGGAGGAAGTCAAGGCTGTTGTGGAGTCCTTAGGAAAGGATAAGACCTTGAGTCTTGATGGTTTCTTGTTGGCCTTCTATTATGAATTTTGCGAGGTGGTCAAAGGGGACATCATAAGCTTTATGTCGGAAGTCTATGCGAGGGGTTGTTTGTCGATGGAATGGGGAGCATCGCTTATTGCAATAATCTCGTAGATCACTAGTTTGGAAGATTTCAGGTCAATAAGCTTGATTGGTGGGTCGTACAAGATCCTAGCAAAAATGTTGGCATTAATATTTTGTGTGGTTTTTTCAAAAGATCGTATCTAAGAATCTGGTTCCTTTTGTTCCGAGAAGGCAGATCATCGACAGTGTCCTTATTGCACATGAGTACGTTGATTCATGGTATAAGGAGAGATGAGGGGGTATAGTATAGCATGCGCAACCTAGATTTGGAGAAGTCTTCCGACCACATCAACTGAAAATTCTTGAATCACACGTTAAGGCAGATGGGTTGCGGTTTGAGATGGAGAGGGTGGATTAGGGAGTATTGCTTAGCTCATTTTTGTCTTGGTGAACGGGATCTCCGAAAGGATTCTTTTAAACCTTTGAGGGGAATTCGGCAAGGCAATCCTCTTTGTAGTGGTGCTTGGGGCTTTGGAAAGGATGTCATCTAAAGGGAAAGAGGCATGTCTCTTTTGTGGGTAGGGTGGATAGGGTGAACCCCCCCTGCTTTTCATCTTCAATTCCCCAATGATGCGATTCTCTTTTATGAAGTGGAAAAGGACATGTTGGAAAAGCTAAGAACAACCATCCTTTTTGGAGTTGTTTCAGGCCAAGTTGAATGTTGGCAAGAGCAAGATGCTAGGGGTGTGGATGTCTAGGGAGGGAGGAGGTGGATCGGCTAGTGGGTCTTTTGTTTTCGAGGGGAATCCTTTCCATCGACATACCTTGGTCTTCCATTCTATATTGGGTAGCCGGCAAAGCACGTATAGGATAGTGGTAGAGCGGTTTGAGAGGAAGTTAGTTAAATGGAAGTGTTAGTATTCATCTCTTGGTGGCTGGATAACTCTCATGAAGCCTACCATATCGAATCTTCCGTTGCACTTTGTCTTTGTTCAAATACCCCAAGTTCTTTCCAAGCAAGAAaagaagagggtttttttttttttgcagtatGGATCCAGTGAGAGAAAAAGTTCCGCCTCATGGGATGGGAAGATGAGTTACTTCTGTTTGTCTTTTGGTGGGTGATTTGGGGAGGTGGGGATGGAAATAGCAAGTGTTTTCTAAATGTGTCTCTAGTAAGGGAGGGGGGAGGTGTTCTCGAGAGCTGAGTCCTTTATTCTTGTGGGCCTTTTCTATTGAGTTTTTAGTGGACTGCAATTTAGTTTGCTTGCTTTCTTTGTAGTTTGCTCTGCCAACTTAGCGCATTGCTTAATAAAAGTTTGCGTTATGCCGTTAcccttccaaaaataaaataaaattaaaaaatgaataaatatggTGTGGTCATATGGACTAGGACAAACTTcacaaagcttgggttattgagtgcTAGTAAGAGGTGGTCACATAGTACTCGAACACTTGTAAGAAGGTAACATTGTTCTAGCTAGTCTCACTCCTAATTCTTTTGATAAAGGTTGATGgcttatttctatttttatttttggagacGAGCTATGTGGACAATTAGCATCATGGCCCTCTCACAATGTGGTTGAGTGGGAGGTGTTGGATATAGGCTTGTGGGGCCTGCTTCCGGACAACTACCAgtgggtgggcctcacacagtttGCCTCTCCACTCCGTATGCATATCATACATTTTCCTCATTATCCCTAttcaaattgaaatttagatGGAGGGAGGGATTAGAGGGGAGAAGGGAGGAGATTTTGTCCTAATCCCTGTCAATTCTCTCCTAATCCTTCTTTGATTCCTTTAAACTAAGAGGAATTCTTTTGtggaaaatcattcataactgcTTCTGATAAGAGTGAATATAGATAAAGAGAGTGTGACATATCTTTGTTCACTGGCTCCAATAAGATGATTAGAGCTGTTGATTGTATCCTGTCAACCATTCAAAGCAATGATCAGAGAGGTGGATTAGTTCCTTCTTGCTTATGTAGTGGTTTTGGTGGATCGCTGGAAAGAAGGCCTCACATCTTTGCCTTTGCATAGGTCAACAAGATTTAGATTGTGTGGATTCTTTGGACCCTGTGATTTTTGTTTATCAGGCTTGCCATTGGACTACTGTGCGGCACTTGGAAGGAAATGGAAGAATATTCAAGGATACAGGTGCCAATTGAggtgaaagaaatgaaaaaatattTGAGGATATAGGTGTTGATTGAGGTGATTTTCAAAGAACCTGCATGTGGTGGGTTGGGCTATGGGCAGGTGCAAGTTCAAATGGTTGTTCATATTTGATCAGGCTAAGGAAATGGGTTGGCATTTTTGCTGTTATCACTTTCTTTTTCttggttagatttttttttttggaggttcTGTACGACCATCTCTGTTGCTGCCTTGATTTCCACCAATTATCTTTGGTATCCTTCCATGCTTGAGTTATCTCATCCCAGAGGACCCCACCATTTGTGTGAacccatccattttgttcattAGGGCTATTCATTCCCTGTCTCACATATGTGATTCATGTGATTGCAAACCCAAAAACCGAAGCTTCCTTTTGCTCCGGGCATTCCACCAAACAATTGGCATGCATGCTAGAAACAATGTGCTATTGCATCATCTACACCAATCAATGATTTTGGTTCAATCATGAGGCTTCCTATCTCATCCCCGATGGCATCATACTCAATTCTCTTTCAAATCTGCATAATTACATACAGTCCCATTACAATTCTGTTTCTTCTTTGTTAAGCCTGGGCAATCCATGTTAGACTGGAACATTGTGGGAGACTCATTGTTGCCTCAATTTCCAATTGTCTCCGGTGTCCTTCCACACTTGAACTCCCATCTGATCTGAGAGATCTCCTACTAGTGTGAATTGATCCCCGTTCTTGCCATCAAGGTTTGGATTGAAATACTTGCTTCAAGTGCGTAGAGAGACCTGCATCCTCTTGAGTGAGCATCTCTATTCATAATAATCTCTGTGAAACCAAAGTGCTTGTACCAAACTGGTGCAAACTAAGGTCTGATCAAGATTTACCTGGATCGTGGGTTGCTTTGGTATAGTGGTACTGTGTTACAGGAATGGGTATGCGGTAGCCCCCAATACACAGAACGCTAGTGGTAGTCTCATGTGCATCACTCCAATACATACAGTGTATGCGATGTTGGTTTTATGCATACACTCATATTGCAATTTATATATTAGGTAACATTGGGTCTGATTGTGCAGATCAGTCTAAACCGATGTTCCCAAGAACGCCCACATGCTCGTGTTTTTTCCCCCCCGAAGAAATATGTGATGGGTCGCCATGATTTAGCCCATCCATGGCTGCATGACATCACAAGCTTTCCCTGTTGTCTTTATGACTAAAACTGGCGTCATTGTATAGCCTACTAATATTTGCCCACGTTGATTTTCTATAGAAGATCTCTTTCAACCAACACAAGTTTCTTGATGCAGTCAATCTGGGGTTTGGAAGGGCACTCAATTGCAATTAAATAAGCTTGTATTGGGTATAGGTCCACTGATTCCCCATCACACAAATGAGTAGTTGCAGAGATAAATACCAAATGTCTGCAAGTTTATGCAATTTCCATCAACTAATGGTGAATTTTCTTAAGTAGGAACCATATTCTAGTCCCCAATATTTATTTCTAGCAAGTGCCAATCAAAATCAGCAACCTGGATAAAAAATCCCCCTTAATAAAATACTTTATAACAGACCAGATTCCAGCAGCAGTTCTATAGAAGAAGAGGGAAGCTTCTCAACCATCATAAATCCTAGTGGTTAAAAGCTTCACAcgttttttaggaaaaaaaaaacataaaacatTAACTAGTCTAATAATTTCTAACATACAGCTGGCAAATGACCTTTATATATGATTTATTGAATAAACCCTAAACCTGTATTAATGTCAACCTTTGATGAGATCTAATCTCTGATTTATTCAGGGGATGAAAGATCTAATCTATGCCTGTATGATTCCTAAGGAAATAAACTTATTCTTAACTTTAATACTAGACATCCACCAGAGTTAATTTTCACCGCCATATAATAAGATTCCtaataaactaaataaataaaaaccctgGACAAAAACCACTTGCGGGAGTCCACATACAGATTCATGGGGCTTAGAAATCTTCCCGAGTCTGCCACACCCCTTCGATATACATAAAAAAGATTGGCTGCAGTGTACATGGGGGACCCTCCTATGCTGATGGCAGCATCCTGTTTAGGCTTCCAAACCTGCCAGACAGCCTTCTTCTTGATGCCACTGAAATTTCCCGTTGATGCGGCCATTGGGCTGTATAAGGggcagtgtttgaagtatcggtatcgctacaagttttgttggacagggatacggaaacaatatcgatatcaccgataatatAGCTGATAACTGAAACTGCAGGGAAACGtagggaaaacggtggaattttcagcgaagtgtcaagagatgttaaaatgtacatatttgcatatttagaaattaaaaaaaaaaatttataaaaagaatgtatacataacaagtttccatttaatgggaccctaaaagcatgtgttgttgtaagaaatcagtccaactatcccatccaacctatttaaccaACCTTCCATCTGAGCATCCATCAattttgcaaaatatcaacaacacataatatttcatcaaaaaatcatcaacaattgaaaagaaaatgaaagattgtggtctcaatatcgtgcatgttgcgataccgataatatcgagatattatcaatattatcgttgagaaattgaacactacatacaaccatgtgcccatgaaaaaaatgtgaaataaattttttttttttttaataaacaaaattttgttgAGAtaaatacattggtgatattattgaaatatcatcgatacacttatgctataagcattacctagaatttacatagtcgaaaatattggcgatacattagcgatattgatgcattggcaagaCAAGCAGCACCTAGAATTtacgtagttgaaaatattgacgattacattagtgatattgatatgttggcgatacttagcgatacattgctaatacctggaatttctgatactaccaacgttatcgatatcgctgagctggagataaagataatatcggagataattcgaacactggtaaGGGGTGCCCTTTGGGGCTTCCCCCCACCCCCGATCAGCCCCCGTTATCTTCCTGAATCTGTGCCTCCATCTCATatcttcatttttcatcatcttgCATTCAGACATATAGATGGGCTTGTTTGTCAAACCAATTTATTCAAATGTAGTATTTGAGCTGTGAGAAATATAGGAAACACCACTCCAAATAGGTCACTCTACATCGTTTTTCTGATTCTTCTATCATGCCAGGAAGGGCGATTACTACCGCTATCTTGCAGAGTTCAAGATTGACCAAGAAAGGAAAGAAGCAGCTGATCAATCGCTGAAGGGCTACCAGGCAACTACCCATTGGCTTAATACATTTTTACcaaattatttataataaaaaaaaaaggtcgaTTGTTGATTTCAATGACCACAACTTGTAACCTTTGCTTTGCTATTCTGTTAGGCTGCTTCCAACACTGCAAGCACAGATCTTCCTTCAACCCATCCAATCCGCCTTGGTCTTGCCCTCAACTTCTCAGTTTTCTATTATGAAATAATGAATTCCCCTGAGAGGTAagttttattttccttttcttattATCTGGTTTTGGATATTGGATGCAGTTTTCTTCTTGAATGAATGATAGGGCTTGAAATTTTCAGGGCTTGCCATCTGGCAAAACAAGCATTTGATGAGGCGATTGCAGAGCTGGACACACTGAGTGAGGAGTCATACAAAGACAGCACTTTGATCATGCAGTTGCTGAGGGACAACCTCACTCTCTGGACTTCAGATTTACCTGAAGATGGAGGTACTGTACAGAAAGAAGAAAAGCTTTGATGGATGTTTCTTGTAATGCATTAATAAGCACAGCAACTGTTTCTGATTAAAAAAACAGCAAATCATTATAACATTACTATCAAAAAAGCAAGTAaaagataagtttttttttttttttccctggaaaaaaataaagaaatattatTTTACCTGGAGATCTAATGGTACAGGAAGAGACTGCCTTGTGGAGCCTTCCTGTTGTTTGTTCAGTTGGGGGGCCCACACAAATATATGGGAGGGTCCTTTCACTTAAGGCAGTGATCACATCTCAAAGTGGGAAGTGCTACACCTATGTTTGAAGAAGATTGTAAAACCTGTTATAACTACTCCTTCAGCCATATTGATTACTTGTTAGTAATTCAGAAGAATGAAATCAGGATAATTTCACCCACAGAACTGTTGAAGAAGAATCTTTCTTTCATTCGATCCATGTAGAAGAAAACAAGCGATAGAAAAGTTGATACCTATTTTCCTTGTTCAAAAGATCTGttccttcattaaaaaaaaacgaCTTGGTTTTTGTCTCTGAATTTTAGCCTTTTATCTCTTTCGCTGTTACTATCAAATCCACATTATATCTTCAAAAATCCAATCTACTCCTTGGTGGCATTTTAGAAGGATTTATTGATTACAAATGTTTTGTGATTAGTATAACTCACACCCATGATTATTTCATTATGTTTGCTTGGGAGAAGCCCACCTTTTATCTATCAATGTTTTCTTTCccttcaatttatttattttaattccagtTCCAAATTTCATATACGCAAAATTCTTACTAAGGGAATGATACTTTCAGATGGCTTTTCATATATGGAGCTTTACATCAGATCTTGTGATTGAGCCTACACTTTTCTGTTGGGTGGTCAGTTTAACTTGGAAAAAAGTTCACTCTATCGGGACATTCCTAACCATCTGAAAGGAGCACCTCTGCGTGTCATATATGGACTATTGGCAAAATTTCCCCCTGGTAGTCCTTTTACAGGCTTATGACCAGTTCAGTGGTTAGCAGTCCATTTAGAGAGATTTTTGGGCTGGATGATTGATCAGCTGGGGGCACCATATTCCATCTGGTTGATCCTGACATCATGTGGAGGAGCCTGATTACAGGGTTCTGAAAGAAACTCTTTAGGACCATTTGAAAAGTATCATTTTGCTTCTGACTTAGGCGAGCCATACCgcagacaacagttgagagtctatgcccaccattgaaaccttcctgattgtttataggggccccccactgagatgtggttcacacatCCAGCCAATCCATtgcatgtgtcccacttggatgaggggtcgcaTCAAATTTTAGGtcatttcaaaactcaggtgggtgccacaaagtgcttttagatgttttaggcatgatgcCACATTGTttaagatggtatggcccacctgagttctggatatggctgattttttacgtatcccataacctagaggggatccaggaaatgcacggtgtggatgtctgacagaacacacatcatggtggggcccataggttGACCTTATGGTGCCTTTTCCCAACACgtatatatgtacacacacatgtatgtatgtatgtacaccTACCCACCCACCCACTTGAATTTCCAGATATGTTCTTGAAAAGAAAATTGTGGTGACTCAATTTTCTCTTtgacaaaaatgaagcagtttcTTTATGGATTTTAGTTTATCTGCTAAGCACTAAAGCAAATAAGCATATGAGAATTGAAGGGAAGGGCTCTAACATGGCAGTTTTGCAGGAGAAGATGGGTTCAAGGGTGGCGATGAGCCCAAAGCTACTGAACCTGAGGTAGATTGACATTTTGCTGAAATCCCATTATtgtcttttcttttatttcctatctggatttatttttttttgcctcCTGTTTTGATCGAAACACTGTTAATTTTTAAACTTTGCAGCACTGACGGGGAAAGGCATGTGAAAGATTGACATGGGTTTTTGTGTTGTGGATGGATTGACGGAGACTCTTTAATTAGCTCTCTCATAATATCCCTCTCATAATATccaggttttattttttaaaagcctAAAGAAGACATTGCTCTTTtttggctctctctctccctctccctttcttgTTCTTCCATTCTCTTGTTTTTCTGTTATAATGATGAGGagattttcttgttctttttcttctttgttctttCTTTTCATGGGCATGTCTCCTTCCCAAGAGAATTCTCTTCTCCATGTCATGGGTATCTTTTGCGTAATTTTTACACGATAGATGTGACTACCATATATGCATGCTTTTGTTCGATATCGATTCTTTTGCTTCTGCCTGTTGCTGGATGTTGATTTTTCCAAATTTGCGTCATCCTTTTTTGATTTTCATTTAGAAGTTATAATTTAGATTTTGCTTGGGTAATCTGCTGGTATAAAGCGTGTGTTTGGAtggactattgaattgaattggaattactattttaaaaaaagggtaaAAATAACTGTAATTTCCACCTTAGCATTCGTCAAGTATCTGTGCACCAAACTCTCTGATTATGATACGCCCTAATGTCTTGATTATTAGTGTTGCATTTTGAGGTTACCAGCCATTGAATGCTATGGTTGGTTCAACCACTAAATTTTGGGCCGACTTTCAAGTGATGGTTCTGATATCTGCGCATGCACGTCTGCAGTCAGGATGTTTCAAGAGTCCACAAAGGTCTCTGCAAGTTGCATGTTTTAGCTTTGCAATTTTCAGTTTTGCAAACTTCCAAAGCAGCTCTGTCTCTGCTTGGCATCCTTCGTGCAACAAGCTATAGTCTATACAAGCAGCTGCCCCCCAAATGTTGGTGCATTGGAGAATGGGTGAAAACACTTTGGGTACTTGTGCTTGGGGGTTACAGTAACTCGCATAATAtcctccatgccatccatcaagtAAACACCCCCTCTCATTGGGTCTTGATCCCAAAGTGGTTCCTGGTTAAGTTCGGTTAGACAGTTGTATTTCTCAGGCTACCATGCGAAAAATGACACTGATGTTTGTTATAGCtgtccattttccaagccatggatgggatggctacatatcataagcaatccatgatggtctctAACAAATAGGTTatattggacgcggattgcgtcctacccccggccCATCTCTGGCCACGAACGGGCAGCTCTGTGggcgggccactgtgatgtatctgcttATTCACGCTGTCCGCCCcttctctcagatcattttaagttacgtgcacaaaaaatgaggcggttccaacgctcaagtgggcgacaccaaataataagcttgcgttgcattaaatgcaagatttatctgtggtgtggtccaactgatcgttgaatctgcctcattttttggtatgatccacctaataattggatctgcttcattttttgggatgatgccctgagatgatatggaaaaacggatcgATGGCGTGGATGCacgaaacatacatcaaggtgggccccatggtaagggcggcaccatcttgggtgagcccGGGGTGactcacctaatcctctcccttcCTAGTCCTTTTGAGGTTGAGTTGGAGCATGTTACTGGTATACTCTCTCGCTAGAGAGAGGCCGTTAAAGCAAACGGTGGTGGAGAGTCCGGTGATGGGTTGGCTTCTCCACCGCCAATCCAACAATACGAATTGAGCTCTGGTTCCTCTCCCCTCACTCTCAAGCAATGGAAACGCCCCATCGATAGGACGGTGAGGAGTAGAAAACCAGAGGCTGGTGACTGAATCTTCTTCACTGTAGCTTCCAGCGCCGGGCAATAATGGAAGAAGAGTTGCGGGCATCTCCATGGCTCAAGCATCAGCAGGCGGCAATGTCGAAATAGCTGATCTTAAAACTTGATCCAacggcaaaaataaaaataaaaaaaaaacctcatcttCATACCTCTTCTTCCCCTCTCCGATTAATCAATGGCAGCAGAGGGCATTGCTGCTAGCAGTTGCGGTATCTGAACCCGCAATCGCTGCCGCAAGATGGATAGCAAAGACAAATCTTCAAACATGGCCACTACAACCGGCAGCCGAAACTTTTAGTGGTCCTTTCTATCGGTTGGCTGATGTGAATAGAATCGGAGAAGTTAAAGAAACCGGCTATTTAAAACCCATTGAGGAAGGGAAGTGTTTTAGGCTTAGAAGTTGAGCTTTTATGTATCTATTGCTGAGCCTGGTAGTTTTCTGGACCAGATGGTGGGGCATAGACCCAGTTCATCTTTGTGGCAAAAAAAAGAGTTATTGGGCCCAAATCTAAATTCTGGGCCCATCAGATTATCCCATGAGATTCATCAATTTCCACTTGCATATGGGTAGTGATTTCTCATTTAAGGACTATATTACGCTACTTGTGTTTGATTTGCTCCTCCGCTGCATGATCTAAAGGTCCATAATCAAAGGGTCCTAATTTCATGcgaaaatgattttatatgtttgggTCATGGGGACTACGAGTTAGTCCATTATATTTAAGTTTAGTGCACAAATATTAATAACAATAGTTagtccattaatttttattttttggaaggaAACTTAGATTTATTGCGTGATGAGAGAATCACAGAAGTGGATTGCATTTTGAGTACCTTAGCAGCGTATAGCATAttaagtaaactctatggggcccactgtcaatgtatgtgttatccatgccgtccatatcattttaaggcatgagcccaaaactgaagcatatccatagttcaagtggatcacatcacaagaaataaaggggataatgacatccacaattgaaacctccctagagcccacaatgatgtttattggACCCGAATACgaaattgcatgtaggagaaaACCCAAGAACAAGTCGCAAACAGGAGATAGAGCACCATAACTTTGTTAAAATTGCATTGTCCAAATCAGTTGTTTCTTCACGACTCTATCTCTCTGAATTTTTACCTCTTTTTTTTGCCTAAGGAGCTACCAAACATGGTAGTTGTCAACTCATTACAGATTTCTTTTGAACGTAAAGTGTAAGGTAAACATTTATTGTTGAATCAAGTGGAAATCATTATAATTTCTTACAACTTTCGTTTGGTCCGTGGGATTAAATGGCATGGAATTGTATTGGATGGGATTAACACCATCATTGCACAATGATAGCATGtcataccatggtattttggccatccaattcccatgtttgggatatAATTCTTACTATGGAAAAATCACTAGGTTAAACAAAACCCAGTTTGGTGCACCATAGAATTGAAATGGacgaaccaaattcacaacaaatgtctcacttgtacacatatataactagaatgtcatgtgtaaagggtGTGTGtagatggataacatggataaaacacacacatcaatgtggggcccacatgtagtggatttcaaaatccaccggAAATCCCACATGGGACTAAACGCAATTCCATCCCATATAATCTCAACCCTTCTTGTCCTTCTAAAACGTAGGAAGGAATTTGCACGGGACGAAATgccattccatcccacctaatcccatctaagccCACataccaaacatgccctaagggggtgtttggcgcatggaattaagtgggatggaattgataTTTTACAATGATGACATGGTGTCATGGTTTGTCTGCAAATCCCATAGTTTTGTAAATACTGTATGTTATATTTGGATTGTAAGAATTGAAAAgttaaatcataggattcatctGAAATCACGTTTGGATTGATAGATGAGATCAGCAAATCCCACCGTCCACTTGTTGACACTATTTGGAAATGTTGCAAGCTTTCTTATTGTATTAATTTCAACAAGTTATTTGgcccacactgtgatgtatgtgttataccacaccgtccatccatttttcgtgattgTTTTATAGCATGggtcaaaaaataaagaaaatcaaaagctTACATGGACCACATTAAAAAGTAGTAGAGATAATGACGttgacagttgaaaccttcttagggcccaccgtgatgtatttttaattatcgaacttgttcataagatcagatagacttggacgaagggaaaacacaaatatcagcttgatccaaaacttctgtgaccttcaagaacttttcaacagtaggcgttcaatatacattgctttatgtggtgtggtcattGTGAGCAtttgatctgcctgattttttggctcatgccctaaaatgatcttga harbors:
- the LOC131219321 gene encoding 14-3-3-like protein GF14 iota — protein: MSTEKERENHVYMAKLAEQAERYDEMVESMKKVAKLDLELTVEERNLLSVGYKNVIGARRASWRIMSSIEQKEESKGNEQNVKLIKGYRQKVEEELSKICNDILTIIDEHLIPSSSSGESTVFYYKMKGDYYRYLAEFKIDQERKEAADQSLKGYQAASNTASTDLPSTHPIRLGLALNFSVFYYEIMNSPERACHLAKQAFDEAIAELDTLSEESYKDSTLIMQLLRDNLTLWTSDLPEDGGEDGFKGGDEPKATEPEH